One part of the Mangrovibacillus cuniculi genome encodes these proteins:
- a CDS encoding DUF4362 domain-containing protein, protein MKKYMFLCLLLLVGCSTTQENWETAIPELTTLGTDIVDEQGNIKNGSFLEEFEEKVKQGIKSTVRIITYTEEGAPIVTTLDFDGENITTTKDERRDSNGLREFSTVQCKKIDVNEVERSLDYRLSGCEGDKWVL, encoded by the coding sequence ATGAAGAAGTATATGTTTCTTTGTCTGCTTCTATTGGTTGGTTGTAGCACTACACAAGAGAATTGGGAGACAGCTATCCCTGAGTTAACAACACTAGGAACAGACATTGTAGATGAACAAGGCAATATTAAAAATGGTAGTTTTTTAGAAGAGTTTGAAGAGAAAGTGAAACAAGGAATCAAATCAACTGTGCGAATTATTACCTATACGGAAGAAGGAGCACCGATAGTAACGACACTTGATTTTGACGGGGAAAATATTACTACTACCAAAGATGAGAGAAGAGATAGTAACGGTTTGAGAGAATTCTCCACTGTGCAGTGTAAGAAGATTGATGTGAACGAGGTGGAGAGGTCGTTGGATTATCGATTGAGTGGATGTGAAGGGGATAAGTGGGTTTTATAG
- the argS gene encoding arginine--tRNA ligase, with amino-acid sequence MHIVNELAHVLYQTLDGKLTEEKIQQMIEKPKYEHLGDYSFPCFELAKILRKSPNVIAPEIANEMQSPIISHTEIVGGYVNIFLQQEVIATSVLTSILQEKESYGTGSSGNDKVVTIDLSSPNIAKPFSMGHLRSTVIGNSLALLAEKQGFQAVRINHLGDWGTQFGKLIVAYKKWGKEEIVRENPIQELLKLYVQFHEEAETAPSLEDEARAWFKKLENGDKEALELWEWFRHESWQEFLKIYDILGIKFDSNDGEAFYNDKMDRVVKLLEEKSLLKESDGAQVVELEDLPPCLIKKSDGTTLYATRDLAAALYRQETYEFDQSLYVVGNEQSLHFKQVYKVLEKMGYDWHSGLKHIPFGMMLKDGKKMSTRKGKVVLLESVLKEAMELALTNIEEKNPGLVNKEAVAKQVGTGAVIFHDLKNYRLHDIEFSLEDMLKFEGETGPYLQYTHARASSLLRKGNFEPEGDASHHLPEAWQVIIQLYAFPEVVARAWSEYDPSQVAKYLMELARAFNKFYGSVRILDDTKWMQARITVVFAVTVVLKEGLRLLGMTAPLEM; translated from the coding sequence ATGCATATTGTTAATGAATTAGCACATGTTCTTTATCAAACGCTAGACGGAAAGCTTACGGAAGAAAAGATCCAACAAATGATTGAGAAACCAAAGTATGAGCACTTAGGTGATTACTCGTTTCCGTGTTTTGAATTAGCAAAAATCCTTCGAAAGTCTCCTAACGTAATCGCACCAGAAATCGCAAACGAGATGCAGTCACCAATTATCTCCCACACAGAAATAGTTGGTGGATACGTGAACATTTTCTTGCAGCAAGAGGTCATTGCAACATCTGTTTTAACTTCCATTTTACAAGAAAAAGAATCTTATGGAACTGGCAGCAGTGGGAACGACAAGGTTGTCACCATCGACCTATCCTCCCCCAACATTGCAAAGCCTTTCTCCATGGGGCACTTGCGTTCTACCGTTATCGGAAATTCACTTGCTCTACTAGCAGAAAAACAAGGATTTCAAGCAGTTCGCATTAACCATCTCGGAGATTGGGGCACGCAGTTTGGAAAACTAATTGTTGCTTATAAGAAATGGGGAAAAGAAGAAATCGTCAGAGAGAACCCGATACAGGAATTATTAAAGTTATATGTTCAATTTCATGAAGAAGCAGAGACTGCTCCGTCTTTAGAAGATGAGGCACGGGCTTGGTTTAAGAAACTGGAAAATGGAGACAAAGAAGCCCTCGAATTGTGGGAGTGGTTCCGTCATGAGTCTTGGCAAGAATTCCTTAAGATCTATGACATCCTTGGTATTAAGTTCGATTCGAATGATGGTGAAGCGTTTTACAACGACAAAATGGATCGAGTGGTGAAACTGCTGGAAGAGAAATCCTTGTTGAAAGAATCGGATGGTGCACAAGTAGTTGAACTAGAAGATTTACCACCTTGTTTAATTAAAAAGTCAGACGGAACAACTCTTTATGCCACTCGTGATTTGGCGGCTGCACTTTATCGTCAAGAAACATATGAGTTTGATCAATCACTGTATGTTGTTGGAAATGAGCAGTCATTACACTTTAAGCAAGTATACAAAGTGTTAGAGAAAATGGGTTACGATTGGCACAGTGGATTGAAGCATATTCCGTTTGGGATGATGTTGAAAGATGGAAAGAAAATGTCTACTCGTAAAGGGAAAGTTGTTCTACTGGAGTCTGTCTTGAAGGAAGCAATGGAACTCGCTCTTACCAATATAGAAGAGAAAAATCCTGGTTTAGTAAATAAAGAGGCAGTTGCTAAGCAAGTGGGAACTGGTGCTGTGATCTTCCATGATTTAAAAAATTATCGTTTGCATGACATTGAATTTTCATTAGAAGATATGTTGAAATTCGAAGGTGAAACGGGGCCTTATTTACAATACACGCATGCTCGTGCTTCGTCGTTGCTTCGTAAAGGGAATTTTGAACCTGAAGGAGATGCTTCTCATCATCTACCTGAAGCTTGGCAAGTAATTATACAGTTATATGCTTTTCCTGAAGTTGTTGCACGTGCCTGGTCTGAATATGATCCATCGCAAGTAGCCAAGTACTTAATGGAATTAGCTAGAGCGTTCAATAAGTTTTATGGTTCTGTTCGTATTTTGGATGATACTAAATGGATGCAAGCGAGAATTACCGTCGTGTTTGCGGTGACTGTTGTTTTGAAAGAAGGCTTGCGACTGTTGGGGATGACTGCTCCTTTGGAGATGTAA
- a CDS encoding GNAT family N-acetyltransferase, with product MMMFVRECNIDDAENLVQLIGKVESSSEFMMFGAGERSVTPEGQRKMISHFQSSPNSTILLAENNNNLAGYLVVIGGDVKRKQHSALVVIGINEKFRGQGVGTLLFEEMERWAKDVPLNRLELTVVCENLSAVHLYKKMGFQVEGTKRNSLCIDGKYFDEFYMGKII from the coding sequence ATGATGATGTTTGTTAGAGAATGCAATATAGATGATGCAGAAAACCTTGTTCAACTAATCGGAAAGGTAGAGTCTAGTTCTGAGTTTATGATGTTTGGTGCGGGAGAACGATCTGTAACCCCCGAAGGTCAGCGAAAGATGATTAGTCACTTTCAATCGAGTCCTAATTCTACTATTTTACTAGCAGAAAACAATAACAACCTTGCTGGATATTTGGTGGTGATCGGAGGCGATGTAAAAAGAAAGCAGCACTCAGCACTCGTAGTGATTGGCATTAATGAGAAATTTAGAGGCCAAGGTGTTGGAACTTTGTTATTTGAAGAAATGGAACGTTGGGCAAAAGACGTTCCACTCAACAGGTTAGAGTTAACTGTTGTTTGTGAAAACCTTTCTGCAGTTCATTTATATAAAAAGATGGGATTTCAAGTGGAAGGCACAAAACGGAATTCTCTTTGCATTGATGGAAAATATTTTGATGAGTTTTATATGGGTAAAATTATTTAA
- a CDS encoding AraC family transcriptional regulator, with protein MSYDKDIQHSLDYIEDHLDEPLSLKWLAEVANFSPFHFHRVFQTMVGESVIEYVRKRRLTVAAEKIYFTNQKIIDIALEVGFSYQESFNRAFKKQFGVSPLQYRRAHQLSGPFRSKAYLKSYRIKGELSMEPSLKKVEGFYVVGYEVKTKNVDGENNSDIPAFWQQYLQNDLGEKIPSPLNPYEELGICTDFQPETGEFTYIIGKRVAEGTTPLAGMVYRTFPEQEFAIFTTPPADDKSFIPTIQSTWNNIFSTWFPQSDYEHSGTLDIELYDERCHVNENKKIDIYVPVKKRAAIVK; from the coding sequence ATGAGTTATGACAAGGATATTCAGCACTCACTGGATTATATTGAGGATCATTTAGACGAACCATTATCGCTAAAGTGGCTTGCAGAAGTCGCTAATTTTTCTCCCTTCCACTTTCATCGCGTTTTTCAAACGATGGTTGGGGAATCTGTCATTGAATATGTAAGAAAAAGACGGTTAACTGTTGCTGCAGAGAAGATTTATTTTACGAATCAAAAGATAATTGATATTGCGTTAGAAGTTGGATTTTCTTATCAAGAATCGTTTAATCGAGCTTTTAAGAAACAGTTTGGTGTGAGCCCTCTGCAATATCGTCGTGCTCATCAGCTTTCTGGTCCTTTCAGAAGTAAAGCCTACTTAAAATCTTATCGTATAAAAGGAGAGCTATCGATGGAACCTAGTTTGAAAAAAGTTGAAGGATTTTATGTAGTTGGTTATGAAGTGAAGACAAAGAATGTTGACGGAGAAAATAATTCAGATATTCCTGCTTTTTGGCAACAATACTTGCAAAATGACCTTGGTGAGAAGATCCCTTCTCCTCTTAATCCTTATGAAGAATTAGGTATTTGTACAGATTTCCAACCAGAGACAGGTGAGTTCACCTACATTATTGGAAAAAGAGTGGCAGAGGGAACAACGCCGCTTGCTGGAATGGTTTATCGAACATTTCCGGAGCAAGAATTTGCGATTTTCACCACACCTCCTGCTGACGACAAATCATTTATCCCAACGATTCAATCAACTTGGAACAACATTTTCAGTACCTGGTTTCCGCAGTCAGATTATGAGCATAGCGGCACTTTAGACATCGAACTGTACGATGAGCGTTGTCATGTTAACGAGAATAAGAAGATTGATATCTATGTGCCCGTGAAGAAGCGAGCTGCGATTGTAAAATAA
- a CDS encoding rhodanese-like domain-containing protein, producing MDYIGYVLIGIVIAAMSMKFMPIKGVRQISVADLKNELKDKNKQFIDVRTSGEYRGFNLREFKNIPLHQLKQKAEKELVKEKEVVVICQSGMRSQNASKVLKKLGFEKVTNVRGGMSAWK from the coding sequence ATGGATTACATTGGTTATGTATTAATTGGGATAGTTATTGCAGCAATGTCTATGAAGTTTATGCCGATTAAAGGCGTGCGACAGATTTCCGTAGCGGATTTGAAAAATGAGTTAAAAGATAAAAATAAGCAGTTTATCGATGTACGTACATCTGGTGAGTATAGAGGTTTTAATCTCAGAGAATTTAAGAATATTCCTTTGCATCAACTGAAGCAAAAAGCAGAGAAGGAATTAGTGAAAGAAAAAGAAGTTGTAGTAATTTGTCAAAGTGGAATGAGAAGCCAGAATGCTAGTAAGGTATTAAAAAAGTTGGGGTTTGAAAAAGTAACTAATGTCCGTGGTGGCATGAGTGCTTGGAAATAA
- a CDS encoding DNA topology modulation protein FlaR, which yields MNIHIIGSVGSGKTTLARELAADLSIPNYEIDNFVWERNPYGDHRRSDLEILKVVKKIVATENWIIEGVHTREWIASSLQQVHLIILLDPPSKVRRYRIIKRFFRQLVKLEKANYKPSWKIFMNMFKWDAQFERNGKASLYRMCRGFESKIVVVKSKDEATMLVKREWKKSC from the coding sequence GTGAATATACATATAATAGGTTCTGTTGGCAGCGGGAAAACTACTTTGGCTAGAGAACTTGCTGCGGATTTATCCATACCAAACTATGAAATTGACAATTTTGTTTGGGAAAGGAATCCGTATGGTGATCACAGAAGGTCTGATCTAGAGATTCTAAAGGTAGTAAAGAAAATAGTAGCTACCGAAAACTGGATAATAGAAGGCGTACATACAAGAGAGTGGATCGCATCTTCTTTACAACAAGTCCACCTCATTATCCTATTAGATCCTCCTTCAAAAGTAAGGCGGTACAGAATTATAAAGAGATTTTTTCGTCAGTTAGTAAAATTAGAAAAGGCTAACTACAAGCCATCGTGGAAGATTTTTATGAACATGTTTAAGTGGGACGCGCAGTTTGAGCGTAACGGAAAAGCATCTCTTTATAGAATGTGTAGGGGATTTGAGAGTAAGATAGTCGTTGTGAAGAGTAAGGACGAGGCAACAATGCTTGTGAAAAGGGAATGGAAAAAGAGCTGTTAA
- a CDS encoding O-methyltransferase, with translation MTTMYRYNSYLPEIVMNSKKLAKSKHFSHSCSDETGRLLSVLVGQIKHGKILEIGTGYGVGSSWIVSALLPGVSFYSVDHDKKKVDLVRETLHHCQVTFLVSDWKELIHKGPFQFIFADAAAAKCLEAELLLCALDIGGLLLMDDFTPQEHFPEEWRDKPDEVREFWLNHEDVRATEIYLSPTSAALLVTRIN, from the coding sequence ATGACCACTATGTATCGTTACAATTCCTATCTACCAGAGATAGTTATGAACAGTAAAAAATTAGCAAAGAGCAAACACTTCTCTCATTCTTGCTCTGATGAAACGGGACGGCTATTATCCGTCTTAGTTGGGCAAATAAAACATGGGAAAATCCTCGAAATAGGCACAGGTTACGGAGTAGGCAGCTCGTGGATTGTTTCAGCACTTCTTCCTGGAGTATCCTTTTATTCAGTAGATCATGATAAGAAAAAGGTCGACTTAGTGAGAGAGACTTTACATCATTGTCAAGTTACCTTTCTAGTATCCGACTGGAAGGAACTAATCCACAAAGGCCCTTTCCAATTTATTTTTGCGGATGCAGCTGCAGCAAAATGTTTGGAAGCCGAATTATTACTTTGTGCATTAGATATCGGTGGTTTACTACTAATGGACGATTTTACACCACAGGAGCATTTTCCTGAAGAATGGCGTGACAAACCTGACGAAGTGAGAGAGTTTTGGTTAAATCATGAGGATGTCCGAGCGACAGAGATTTACTTATCTCCTACTTCTGCTGCATTGTTGGTTACTAGAATTAACTGA
- a CDS encoding phosphotransferase — protein MNPIVLQFQHTIGEIKSMEKLAQQGWTSIVQKVTTDNGVYLLKSSYKDKYRQWLKQEADVLQQFKDHDEIHVPKYFGFIVEESASHLLMSFEEGVSLTTALKEAKTTEERRELIKSFGNFLNHFHGLKIPEDIGKVDWLESQFELAAKYIEKNQTDGSLELLQQLKNNKPTPTQQTFIHGDCTTDNVMVINGRVALFIDVAGMTIGDPRYDESLAIRDFTGDNELKSAFYEGYTRNRVTPEEFDYFDGGLYEFF, from the coding sequence ATGAACCCAATAGTGCTTCAGTTCCAGCATACAATCGGTGAAATCAAAAGTATGGAAAAACTAGCTCAACAAGGATGGACGTCTATCGTACAAAAAGTAACAACAGACAACGGAGTCTATCTATTAAAAAGTTCATATAAGGACAAGTACAGACAATGGTTAAAACAAGAAGCGGATGTACTACAACAATTTAAAGATCATGATGAAATCCATGTGCCAAAATATTTTGGATTTATTGTGGAAGAGAGTGCGAGTCATTTACTCATGTCTTTTGAAGAAGGTGTTAGTTTAACAACGGCTTTAAAAGAAGCAAAGACGACAGAGGAGAGAAGAGAGCTGATAAAAAGTTTTGGAAACTTCTTGAATCATTTTCATGGGTTAAAAATACCTGAAGACATAGGAAAGGTAGATTGGCTAGAATCTCAGTTTGAATTGGCTGCCAAGTATATAGAAAAAAATCAAACAGATGGAAGTCTAGAATTGCTGCAACAACTAAAGAACAATAAACCAACGCCAACTCAGCAAACATTTATTCATGGAGACTGCACAACGGATAATGTAATGGTGATCAATGGTCGTGTAGCATTATTTATTGATGTTGCGGGTATGACGATTGGAGATCCAAGGTATGATGAATCCTTAGCTATAAGGGACTTTACTGGTGACAATGAGTTAAAGAGTGCTTTCTATGAAGGCTATACAAGAAATCGAGTTACTCCAGAAGAGTTTGATTACTTTGATGGTGGATTGTATGAGTTTTTCTAG
- a CDS encoding cupin domain-containing protein, giving the protein MIIFSFDQSVSKRITRFDSNFAMSRVIQTTKPAHVGCMYLEENGVIGWHQAVTPQLLLILQGEGLVKGADEVYAKVSAGDAVFWEKGEWHETKTEAGLTAIVMESEELDPGLFMSVRTD; this is encoded by the coding sequence ATGATTATTTTTTCATTTGATCAAAGCGTTTCAAAGAGAATTACGAGATTTGATTCCAATTTTGCTATGAGTAGAGTGATTCAGACGACGAAACCTGCTCATGTGGGTTGTATGTATCTAGAGGAAAATGGTGTTATCGGTTGGCATCAAGCTGTAACACCTCAACTTCTTCTTATTTTACAAGGAGAAGGTTTGGTAAAGGGTGCTGATGAAGTGTATGCCAAAGTAAGCGCTGGAGATGCTGTATTTTGGGAGAAAGGCGAGTGGCACGAGACGAAAACGGAGGCTGGATTAACTGCGATTGTGATGGAGAGTGAGGAGTTGGATCCAGGGTTGTTTATGTCGGTTAGGACTGACTGA
- a CDS encoding DUF4166 domain-containing protein, which yields MIRQVLTEDQWDRLHEKVKRRYAGDSISGQGIMKVMKGAPKTIRPILPLGRKRNLLLSESGTNVPFDFTWKKVFLPNGMEAYRFERTFHFSTGSQSFNAVLVPSRIRPVIHDFLGDPATLYATITPTVREDGSLEFLSERSSLVMDKKRLSLPAFASAQVKVEEKYDDQKNLYIINVHASNSMVGDLFYYRGHFAERE from the coding sequence TGGGATAGACTGCATGAAAAAGTAAAACGTCGATACGCAGGAGACTCTATTTCCGGACAAGGGATCATGAAAGTGATGAAGGGAGCTCCTAAGACAATCCGCCCAATCTTACCATTAGGAAGAAAGAGAAATCTATTACTATCAGAAAGTGGAACAAACGTCCCTTTTGACTTCACATGGAAAAAAGTATTCTTACCAAATGGGATGGAAGCTTACAGGTTTGAGCGAACGTTCCACTTTTCCACAGGTAGCCAATCATTTAACGCCGTATTAGTTCCATCTCGTATCAGGCCCGTCATTCATGATTTTTTAGGCGATCCGGCAACTTTGTATGCAACGATTACTCCGACAGTAAGAGAGGACGGATCCTTGGAATTTCTCTCGGAAAGAAGTAGTTTAGTAATGGATAAGAAGAGACTATCGTTACCTGCTTTCGCGTCTGCTCAAGTTAAAGTAGAAGAGAAATACGACGACCAGAAAAATTTATATATCATCAACGTACATGCAAGTAACTCAATGGTGGGAGATTTGTTTTACTATCGGGGACATTTTGCAGAGAGGGAGTAA
- a CDS encoding DUF3888 domain-containing protein, which yields MIKTIAAIFITVLMLITTGFSNEESTSPNEELYQNVFLSLLMPYISEAVNNYYTNLLSEMPLVYTYDIEVLGVKRLLDDTSYLFEVDLQVAPVIGAHNAVGEDRLIFYIDGTGNVKLKKYQHLKDYPLF from the coding sequence TTGATAAAAACGATAGCAGCCATTTTTATTACAGTACTAATGCTAATCACTACTGGCTTTAGTAATGAAGAAAGTACTTCACCAAATGAGGAACTGTATCAAAACGTTTTTTTAAGCCTCTTAATGCCATATATAAGTGAAGCAGTCAACAATTACTACACAAATTTGCTGTCTGAAATGCCTTTGGTTTATACATATGATATAGAAGTATTGGGAGTTAAGAGATTATTAGATGATACAAGTTATTTATTCGAGGTTGATTTGCAAGTGGCACCAGTAATTGGAGCACATAATGCAGTAGGAGAAGATAGACTTATTTTCTATATAGATGGTACAGGGAATGTGAAATTAAAAAAATATCAACACTTAAAAGATTATCCTCTCTTTTAA
- a CDS encoding VOC family protein produces the protein MILGIHHVQLTIPVGKEEEGRDFYCKVLGLKEKEKPKSLQGRGGFWLQAGPHEIHVGTEDGMDRAKTKAHLAYQVDDLKYWRDKLQEHKIEMIESIPIEGYDRFEFRDPFGNRVEMIQAI, from the coding sequence ATGATTTTAGGAATTCACCATGTTCAGTTGACGATACCAGTAGGAAAAGAAGAAGAGGGAAGAGACTTTTATTGTAAGGTTTTGGGCCTCAAGGAGAAAGAAAAGCCAAAAAGCCTGCAGGGACGAGGTGGATTTTGGCTGCAAGCTGGTCCACACGAAATTCATGTTGGGACAGAAGATGGTATGGATAGAGCAAAAACAAAAGCTCATTTAGCATACCAAGTGGATGATTTGAAGTATTGGAGAGACAAACTTCAGGAACATAAGATTGAGATGATAGAATCTATTCCAATTGAGGGATATGATCGTTTTGAATTCCGTGATCCGTTTGGGAATCGTGTGGAGATGATTCAGGCGATTTAG
- a CDS encoding rhodanese-like domain-containing protein produces the protein MKKLSTSEVKMLLNEGKSVNIIDVREVEEVKEGMIPGAIHIPLGLLEFRLHELDKEKDYIIVCRSGGRSARAYELLESRGYTVTNMTGGMLDWNGETK, from the coding sequence ATGAAAAAATTAAGTACAAGTGAAGTCAAAATGCTTCTGAATGAAGGTAAGAGCGTAAATATTATAGATGTAAGAGAAGTGGAAGAGGTAAAGGAAGGGATGATTCCAGGTGCAATCCATATTCCTCTTGGTCTTTTAGAGTTCCGTCTTCATGAGCTAGATAAGGAGAAAGACTACATTATAGTGTGTCGCTCTGGGGGAAGAAGTGCTCGTGCATATGAACTTTTAGAGAGTCGCGGATACACTGTTACGAATATGACTGGCGGTATGTTGGATTGGAATGGCGAAACAAAATGA
- a CDS encoding DUF3089 domain-containing protein — translation MLLTKYDNLVKDVFTLYDRKQYSDVISLLHQMMDDYPNRTDAILFLKACTFTAQEKTDLALSTFQNGLDKGLWWNPEKLTNNSELEVLQTDSNFKLIVEECIQKLEDAKQEAKQELFTFGNPTASTAIFSLHMRGYNVKNFAPYWMNNHLLANYFYGFPQSSQVFGHDSYCWEDPTVAESEIVHAFNEFHQISRSKQTILAGGSQGGKLAIELSLKGNKLNTKGFLAVIPAIRDLDIIKDYLEKYKPTGKGYIIAGDQDIFFEKTVELVKILDAYNYPCQFVVKKELGHFFPEDFTDLLQEAVKFIQS, via the coding sequence TTGTTGCTAACAAAGTACGATAATTTAGTCAAAGACGTTTTTACCTTATATGATCGAAAACAATACAGTGACGTAATCAGCTTATTACATCAAATGATGGACGATTATCCAAACAGAACGGATGCGATCTTATTTCTTAAAGCTTGTACTTTTACAGCTCAAGAGAAGACAGACTTGGCACTTTCTACTTTTCAAAACGGGCTGGATAAAGGGTTATGGTGGAATCCGGAGAAATTAACAAACAACTCGGAGCTAGAAGTATTACAAACTGACTCCAACTTTAAATTGATTGTGGAGGAATGCATACAAAAACTAGAGGATGCAAAACAAGAAGCTAAGCAGGAATTGTTCACTTTTGGGAATCCTACTGCTTCAACTGCTATATTTTCTTTACATATGCGGGGATACAATGTTAAAAATTTTGCTCCATATTGGATGAACAACCATCTATTAGCTAACTATTTTTATGGATTTCCTCAGTCATCTCAAGTGTTTGGACATGATTCATACTGTTGGGAAGATCCAACAGTTGCTGAAAGTGAAATTGTTCATGCTTTTAACGAATTTCATCAAATTTCTAGATCCAAACAAACTATACTTGCTGGTGGATCACAAGGTGGAAAACTTGCCATTGAATTAAGTCTTAAAGGTAATAAGTTGAATACAAAAGGGTTCCTTGCGGTTATTCCTGCCATACGTGACCTTGACATTATTAAAGACTATTTAGAAAAATACAAACCTACGGGAAAAGGGTATATTATTGCGGGAGATCAAGATATTTTTTTTGAAAAAACGGTTGAACTAGTGAAGATTTTAGATGCATACAACTATCCTTGTCAGTTTGTAGTCAAAAAAGAATTAGGCCATTTTTTCCCAGAAGATTTTACAGATTTATTACAAGAAGCTGTTAAATTCATTCAATCTTAA
- a CDS encoding quinone oxidoreductase family protein — protein MKAVIQQEFGSADVLTYTDRQIPITGENEILIKSAYTSVNYADIKTRTGKKGKGKFPFSLGLDVAGIVDTAPIGSTFVKGDRVIAFPKNGSYAEYVISDERLIFKLPSNLSLEKAATMPTVGILSYILFYEIGQVKTTDTIVIHSAAGGVGSMLVQLAKLAGVKKVIGTVGNLDKQEYVQNLGADNVYTYDTFAEMVMNETNTSGANVIFDSVAGDVTTNSLKCLAMYGTLVQFGNSSGKAGSFSTSDVHNSCRNVKGFSLGTTRKHAPERLAPVATKVMELFASGVIEIPVAKIFSLDQAAAAHRLMESRNYEGKILIKID, from the coding sequence ATGAAAGCAGTCATTCAACAGGAATTTGGTAGTGCAGATGTGCTTACTTATACAGATAGACAAATTCCTATCACAGGGGAAAATGAGATTCTTATTAAATCAGCTTACACTAGCGTTAACTATGCAGATATTAAAACTCGAACTGGTAAGAAAGGCAAAGGGAAATTCCCTTTCAGCCTAGGGTTAGATGTTGCGGGGATAGTGGACACCGCTCCTATTGGATCAACGTTTGTGAAAGGAGACCGAGTAATCGCATTTCCGAAAAACGGATCGTATGCAGAATATGTAATTTCGGATGAAAGATTGATCTTCAAATTACCTTCTAATCTCTCTTTAGAGAAAGCTGCTACCATGCCTACTGTTGGCATCTTATCGTACATACTTTTCTATGAAATCGGACAAGTAAAAACTACAGATACCATTGTTATTCATAGTGCTGCAGGTGGCGTTGGATCTATGCTAGTTCAATTAGCAAAGTTAGCTGGAGTAAAGAAAGTTATTGGTACGGTCGGTAATTTAGATAAGCAAGAGTATGTACAAAACTTAGGCGCCGATAACGTCTATACGTATGACACGTTTGCTGAGATGGTCATGAATGAAACTAATACTAGCGGTGCAAACGTTATTTTTGATTCTGTTGCTGGTGATGTTACAACTAATAGTTTAAAATGCTTAGCGATGTACGGCACACTTGTACAGTTTGGCAACAGCAGCGGAAAAGCTGGTTCGTTTAGTACAAGCGATGTACATAATAGTTGTCGGAATGTTAAAGGCTTTAGCTTAGGTACCACAAGAAAACATGCACCTGAACGATTAGCTCCAGTTGCTACAAAAGTGATGGAATTATTTGCTTCTGGAGTAATAGAAATACCTGTTGCCAAGATCTTTTCTTTAGATCAAGCAGCTGCGGCTCATCGATTAATGGAAAGTAGAAATTATGAAGGCAAGATTTTGATTAAAATAGACTAG
- a CDS encoding GNAT family N-acetyltransferase, with protein MVPKLETERLILREIKQKDAQALFSIFSLKEVTQYYGQDTMKSVEEAENLVAMFQKGYEDKRGMRWGIELKDRPGLIGTIGFNNLLGKYKRAEVGYEIHPDFWRSGYTSEAVREMVDYGFNKLNLTRIGAVVFLENEASNNLLRKLGFQEEGILRDYIYQDGQPNDVFMYSILKSQRDDS; from the coding sequence ATGGTACCTAAATTAGAAACAGAACGCCTTATCCTTCGAGAAATTAAACAAAAAGATGCTCAAGCATTGTTCTCTATCTTCTCTTTAAAAGAAGTTACGCAGTATTACGGCCAAGATACGATGAAAAGTGTGGAAGAAGCAGAGAATCTAGTAGCTATGTTTCAAAAAGGTTATGAGGACAAACGCGGAATGCGCTGGGGAATCGAATTGAAAGATCGCCCTGGATTAATTGGTACAATCGGCTTTAACAATTTACTCGGTAAATATAAACGTGCGGAAGTTGGATACGAGATTCACCCTGACTTTTGGCGAAGCGGGTACACTTCGGAAGCAGTGAGAGAAATGGTAGATTACGGCTTCAACAAGCTGAACCTTACTCGAATCGGAGCAGTAGTATTTTTAGAGAATGAAGCTTCCAACAACCTGTTAAGGAAATTAGGATTCCAAGAAGAAGGCATCCTTCGTGACTACATATATCAAGATGGACAGCCAAATGACGTGTTTATGTATTCTATTTTAAAAAGCCAAAGAGACGATTCCTGA